AACACCATCTTTTCTGTGTTTGCGTGGACCAACTTATTTCGGGCAATAATACGATGACGGTGTTTCGCTTATAAATAGTTTTCGATGTATTACGTGCACGTGCAAGGTTGTTTTAACTATAGATACGCTGTTTCAATTCTGAAAATACGTAAAATTACTTATTTTTGAGATAACGTTTCTAAATGCGtcttaaataaaacaaattaataCATGCCAATTCGTAATTTTAGCGCAAAATCCGTTTGTGTAATTCAATTGCTTTAAACAAAAGAGGTCTGGGAAATCTACTTTAATTGCGACGAAATGAATTCCGAAAGGATATTTTGAAATGAACAAAGTAATTTGATTTCAAACAAGAgtagtaaaaatatacaaaactgCGGAAATCGTAATAGCTAAAATAATCGACCAACAAAACAGGAAAGTTAACAGTTGAAGGTAAGAATTAATGTCGTTTTATATTTATAGTTCTTCATTGATTTGTGTATGTACCGAGTTCTATGGAAACATAGTAAAACCCCCTACCACGTGCCCCTATACACCTATAAAATTCACATAAAGACGATTTCAGACTGCTAAAGAGAGCAACACGTGGTTGCAAAACTTCAATAAATAAACATGAAGTTGTAAGCATTCACTTTTTAACCACTTTATAACGTAAcgctaattaaataattattatgtaaTTCGATATGTTTTTAGGATAAATATAATGGCATTGGATTCGATATTATCGAATCCGCGGGAAGAAACTTATCAGATTCGCAAAAGTGTGTTGGCACAATATTTGATGCAATGCAAGAAAGGCTATCCTTCAACGAAAATACAATGTCCATTCGATGCTTTTCATCTAATTGACGAGGACTATTTTGaggtgaaaataaattatattaattataataattatatataattataataatacaattatacTAATAAAACATGTTCGTGTGGATGGTATTAGAATAGAAAACATTCATCTTGAAATTTATAACAAATGTATATAATTGTAGCATCACATCTTAAACTGTGCCAGCAGTGGAAACGTAAAAGAGttgtataattttcaatcaaCAAATGAAGTTGGATCAGTTCCTTTGGAAACAGTAAAAGAACTCTCCGTACCTTTAATGGAGGATTGGAAGGAGGAAAATGTTGAAGTGTACAATCCTTGGGAAAGTACAGAAAAAAGGAACATCATACGATGCTTATTAGGAGCAACAAAGTCACAGAGAAAACTGTTTAAGTTAAccgaaagaagaagaataaagaaTCTTGAAAAACTTGGTATAATAGATTCAAACTtaacaaataattttgtaagttttattatttatttaaatttatatacatgTTTTATCACAAATATATGAGTAtcgttttgtatttttatatttttagaaatataaaaagttgGGAGACCATATAAAAATCTCAAATGTTATGTTGAATTTAAAAAGATTAGCTTTAGACGATTTCGATACTTTAGTGCAAAATATCGATATTGGTAAACTCGTTTTAAGCGATGTTAATAATACAGTTAACCAACCAAAGGAAGTGCCATGTGTTGTCGAAGAGGTAAGAGATATTATGATACAcgtaaaaataatcatattataatatttaaaaacgcGTTACAGATATTAgtacagaaatttaaaaaacagatgctctgttatttaaaaaagtaagTTCCTTTAAAGAAATCACAGCCAAAGCATGCATGGATGGCATAATAAATCTTTATACACTATTTTTGTACTTTCATAATACTGTTTCTTATGATttctatttaaaacaatgtggtTTAAATAAAGAggtaaaataaacttttttttttttacaaaattcccTTATAACTgtcttaaatatatttttgtatttcatatgcATTAAAGAATAAtcccaaattttatcaaagtaATTGAATAATGGACATTAATAGACTGATTTTTAATTGTTTCGTATAATTGATTCATTATAGAGCTTCGTTAAGTGCAACAGAGACAGGTATTTAATACAATGtattattatcaattttcaatttataatatttctttgcgATACAAAAATCatataacaaataaaatttacgTATCCTAACTGTACAGCTTATCCCGCATAATATTCGTACAAAAGTATTTAAGGCAAAGTTATCTTTAACGACCCGcgctttaattattattccctAATAATTCCGCCAACAACCAAGAGGACGCTTCTTTGTGATGTTGCTTTATATGATTTCTTAAGTATCTTTTCTGACCGAATTTCATACCGCATTTACAATCAAATGGTTTCTCATCGTTGTGTATAGCCCGATGTCTAACGACTTCTCCCTTAACAGAAAATGTTTTACCACAAATTTCGCACGCGAAAGCTTTGATACCGGTATGCGTAGTCTCGTGATGAGTTAATCTTTGCCTGCTTCTGAAATGTTTTCCACAGTACGAACATTTGTGAGGCTTGTAATCCGTATGTACACGATTATGAATATAAATCGAATTCAGTGTACGAAACATTTTTGGGCAATGTTCGCAAGCATACGGACGTTCACCGGTGTGAATCCTTCGGTGATCATCTTTAGCTCCTTTATTCGCGAACGCACGACCGCAAATGTCGCAGGCGTACTTCTTCAACCCTTCGTGAACGTCCCTTATATGTCTAGCTAGATCTTGTTCGATTCGATATGATTTCCCGCACAAGTCGCATCTGCAAGGTCGTTTATCAGAATGGACACGAATATGCCGTAAAAATCCACGTTTCGTGAATATGATCTTTTTACACGTGTCACACTTGTACGAGACACGATCGTTGATTATTTGCTTAGCTTTATTTACGAGTTCCGTTTCTTCTGGATTTTGGATTCTGTTCACGTCGGAATGTCTGTTTATGTGTTTCTTTAATTCAGATTTCTTCGTGAAACTTCTCTCGCACAAATTGCATGTGTAACTTGAAAATTGTTCTGTATCAACTATATTTCCATCGAACACCTCATCGCCCTTCTTTGTTTCGTTCAAGCATTCCACAGTTTTATTTTCAGAGATGAACTTTGAATTTTGATTATCAGAATTGTGCATCGATATGTGTTCCTCGAAATCGTTCTGCTGACCGTTGTACACGAGCTTGCAATACTGACAGTAATGCATCTGAGTCTCGTGCTCGGCGTTCATATGAtctatgaaatatttcatgttTACGAAGACGACATCGCATTGAGCGCATTGGATGTATTCTACCTCCTCAGCGTTTGTACTTTCGCTATCGACTGTAGGCATTTGTACGATCTCGTCAGTGTCGGTCTTCCACCTGCAAAATAAACATGTCGATATCATGCTGATCGAATGCTAAGTCTTATGTAAATTCTTGCTGCGGTTCTTCGAATACGTTCTTCATTGAATTTCATACGAGACGAACGTGTTACACTGTTGCTCGTTGCAAACGCGTTTACGACTAGGTACAGCCCTTTGCTATTTTTTCTCGCACAAGGAACATTTGTGagaaaagatttttttaattgaattatttatgaacGTGCAGAGATGCCTTTTGTTTCTACGATTTTGAAATCtttctcctgtacagattctTCTATAGATGTCTCAGAGCTACCGATGCCaagaaaacttttttaatttctcttgaACGTCATAGATGTGTCCGCCCAGACGGGCAACGAAAGCTTTTCCCGCATCGATGACAAATGTATGATTTTTCCTCGATGCGAGGTGGTCAATTATTTTCGTGCCAATTCCTCTCGATTCTTCTGAACATTATTTTACTCGAATCACTGTCTGAAAGCAGTAGCATTCTCAAATCGTTATCACGTCTTTccgtattttcattttcttgccAGAAACGCTTGGCTCCTGTTTAACATCGAGTTTCATCAGTTCACAATTACACCTGAAAAGAGAGCATTGCTAAATTACTTCACAGAAGCCACGAATGCGGTTGTACTATGATTACTTTTCTTATGATTAACTAAATAGCGTTTCTGTCGAAACGAAAGGTCGCACTCGTTGCATTGCCACGGTTTCTCGTCGAAATGTATCAGTCGGTGTCGTTTCAGCTCGTATTTTATACGGAAACATCGGCCGCATATGTCGCACGCGTGCGGCTTCTCACCGGTGTGTTTAGTTATGTGAACCATAAGCGACGGTCTCGTTCGAAAGCTGTGCTCGCAGTGATTGCATTTGAAAGGAAATACGTTCGAGTGAGTACGATTGTGCACGAAGAGAGAAGCTTTCTGCTTAAATGATTTTCCGCAGACGTTGCAAACGTACGGTCGTTCACCGGTATGAATTCGTTTATGATCCTCGACGTTGCGCTTCGTAGAGAACATTCGTCCACAGATATCGCAAGGAACATTCTTAATCCCCGCGTGGGTGTCCCGCAAATGTCTTGCCAGGCCCTGGTTCACGCGAAATTGTTTCCCGCAAAGATGACAAGTGTACGGACGTTCCCCTGTGTGTATACGTACATGCCAGGAAAACGTGTACGGCGAGTAAAGATTTTTACCGCATTCGTTACAATGATAATACACTTTTCCATCGACCTCCATTCTGGCACGCATCACCGTCTCGCGATCGGcgcatttcaattttttatcctTCTTCCCGTTGAATTCCGGGTGAGATTCCATCAAATGCAACTCgagtaatttcttctttttacttgTATAATCGCAATACACGCAGGGATGCGATTCCACTCTTTTCCTTTTatgtttatgaaataaattccAGTTCTTCCGATTTTTGTCCTGTACGCTTTTCTCCTTGGGACTTTCGGTACGTTGTGAATCGTCGTACATTTTGAATAACGGCGCTGTCTCGTTCGAACAATTTCGAGGGGGTGACAATGTTTTTATCATTTCTGCCATATCGAAATCCGTACTATCGTCGTTGTCGAACGAATCGGTACTTTCGTTCGTCTCGTTTGTGCTCTCTTGAACATTTATCTCGTCGAATTTCTGAGGAACTGTACAATCGTTATCGGCCGTCTGCCATGAGCAGTACGCGGTGAAGGATTTCTTCCGAGGTAGACCAAAcctggaaaaataataaatgtaccaGGATTTGAATACTCTTGGTCTGTTCGTATAATCGAAGAACTATCTGTGTAGAAGTAAACGATATAAAATGCACGTTAACATGCTCGTAAGGTTTCAATGTGTCTGCTTTTAATGTGATTATTTAAGTAACGTTTCTGTCGGAAAGCTAGGCCACACGTGGTGCAAGCAAATGGTTTGTTCTCCGAGTGAATTAACTTGTGTCTGACGAGTTCTGATTTCACTCTAAATCTTTTCGAGCATACGTCGCAATCGTGTTTCATCTCCCCTGTGTGAGTGGTCACGTGGGCCAGCATTTGCTGCCTTCTACGAAACTTTTTGTTACAGTAAGAACAGGGATGCGGAAATTCGTCCGTGTGTAATTTACTGTGAATGTACAAGGATGCTTTCGATTTAAAAGCCTTTCCGCACGAATCGCACACGTAAGGCCTTTCGCCGGTATGCGTCCTACGATGATCCTCTCTCGTCGCTTTCGATGCAAATGATCTACCACAAATGTCGCAGGTGAAATTTTTAAGCTTCGCATGTACGTCTTTGAAGTGCCTGGACAGGCCACCGGAATCCCGAAATTGCTTGCCGCATACGTGACAAGT
The sequence above is a segment of the Osmia lignaria lignaria isolate PbOS001 chromosome 12, iyOsmLign1, whole genome shotgun sequence genome. Coding sequences within it:
- the LOC117602639 gene encoding uncharacterized protein LOC117602639 isoform X2, which codes for MDSENSIMLESCGEDSLLIQTVKSMVTENSHTELESEEGFFVVTNVQDEHQNVIEVSNEESTVTQSEERLSWSNLCRVCANTNDHIIPIFEGEGLQHDLCNKIHKYLPIQVSENDTLPLQLCYHCAATLLAWHELSEGCLNAERRLLEMQDALQEKQSLEKLEASTQEDTTSVSNVTESLHQPQDTVVKDEVSEESSVNDSDRFGLPRKKSFTAYCSWQTADNDCTVPQKFDEINVQESTNETNESTDSFDNDDSTDFDMAEMIKTLSPPRNCSNETAPLFKMYDDSQRTESPKEKSVQDKNRKNWNLFHKHKRKRVESHPCVYCDYTSKKKKLLELHLMESHPEFNGKKDKKLKCADRETVMRARMEVDGKVYYHCNECGKNLYSPYTFSWHVRIHTGERPYTCHLCGKQFRVNQGLARHLRDTHAGIKNVPCDICGRMFSTKRNVEDHKRIHTGERPYVCNVCGKSFKQKASLFVHNRTHSNVFPFKCNHCEHSFRTRPSLMVHITKHTGEKPHACDICGRCFRIKYELKRHRLIHFDEKPWQCNECDLSFRQKRYLVNHKKSNHSTTAFVASVK
- the LOC117602653 gene encoding uncharacterized protein LOC117602653 — protein: MKLINIMALDSILSNPREETYQIRKSVLAQYLMQCKKGYPSTKIQCPFDAFHLIDEDYFEHHILNCASSGNVKELYNFQSTNEVGSVPLETVKELSVPLMEDWKEENVEVYNPWESTEKRNIIRCLLGATKSQRKLFKLTERRRIKNLEKLGIIDSNLTNNFKYKKLGDHIKISNVMLNLKRLALDDFDTLVQNIDIGKLVLSDVNNTVNQPKEVPCVVEEILVQKFKKQMLCYLKK
- the LOC117602639 gene encoding uncharacterized protein LOC117602639 isoform X3, whose amino-acid sequence is MDSENSIMLESCGEDSLLIQTVKSMVTENSHTELESEEGFFVVTNVQDEHQNVIEVSNEESTVTQSEERLSWSNLCRVCANTNDHIIPIFEGEGLQHDLCNKIHKYLPIQVSENDTLPLQLCYHCAATLLAWHELSEGCLNAERRLLEMQDALQEKQSLEKLEASTQEDTTSVSNVTESLHQPQDTVVKDEVSEESSVNDSDRFGLPRKKSFTAYCSWQTADNDCTVPQKFDEINVQESTNETNESTDSFDNDDSTDFDMAEMIKTLSPPRNCSNETAPLFKMYDDSQRTESPKEKSVQDKNRKNWNLFHKHKRKRVESHPCVYCDYTSKKKKLLELHLMESHPEFNGKKDKKLKCADRETVMRARMEVDGKVYYHCNECGKNLYSPYTFSWHVRIHTGERPYTCHLCGKQFRVNQGLARHLRDTHAGIKNVPCDICGRMFSTKRNVEDHKRIHTGERPYVCNVCGKSFKQKASLFVHNRTHSNVFPFKCNHCEHSFRTRPSLMVHITKHTGEKPHACDICGRCFRIKYELKRHRLIHFDEKPWQCNECDLSFRQKRYLVNHKKSVIVN
- the LOC117602639 gene encoding uncharacterized protein LOC117602639 isoform X1 — its product is MDSENSIMLESCGEDSLLIQTVKSMVTENSHTELESEEGFFVVTNVQDEHQNVIEVSNEESTVTQSEERLSWSNLCRVCANTNDHIIPIFEGEGLQHDLCNKIHKYLPIQVSENDTLPLQLCYHCAATLLAWHELSEGCLNAERRLLEMQDALQEKQSLEKLEASTQEDTTSVSNVTESLHQPQDTVVKDEVSEESSVNDSDRWKTDTDEIVQMPTVDSESTNAEEVEYIQCAQCDVVFVNMKYFIDHMNAEHETQMHYCQYCKLVYNGQQNDFEEHISMHNSDNQNSKFISENKTVECLNETKKGDEVFDGNIVDTEQFSSYTCNLCERSFTKKSELKKHINRHSDVNRIQNPEETELVNKAKQIINDRVSYKCDTCKKIIFTKRGFLRHIRVHSDKRPCRCDLCGKSYRIEQDLARHIRDVHEGLKKYACDICGRAFANKGAKDDHRRIHTGERPYACEHCPKMFRTLNSIYIHNRVHTDYKPHKCSYCGKHFRSRQRLTHHETTHTGIKAFACEICGKTFSVKGEVVRHRAIHNDEKPFDCKCGMKFGQKRYLRNHIKQHHKEASSWLLAELLGNNN